TCAATCTTTCCTTTTTTGTCATTTTCTCTCTCCAAAAATTTTCATAATTACATTAAAATTACTTAATATTCCTTATTCCTTCTAAAATAAGAAAATGTACCGGATAAAACAAATAAAAAAAGTATTTCATACTTCTTCCCTTTTTCCCATTATACATAAAAATAAATATAAGCGAAACTATTGAAAAGAACTGCGTTTCTGTCAGCTTAAAGACATCTGGAAAGAACAGATTTAGAATATTTAATATAAGAAAATTCATTGATATGTGAAATTTGCTAGTCCTAAAGATATTAAAATTCATAATTAGCAAAATTCCGTATGCTCCATAATCCATTTCAAGCCATTGTGCAGCAATTAATATGAAACCAGTCAGAATAATTTTTATTATCCATAAAAATGTCTGATTTTTTATGTATTTTTTCTTAAAATTGAGGATATGGATTGCCAAAAGCCCTAAAAACAATGTAAAAAATATATTCATAGGATACTTGTAGCCAAATATGACAGACGGTATCTGCATACCTGCCGCAAAAATAAAAAGTCTAAGTAAATATTTTTTTAAATTTCGCGTATGTACATACCCTTCACTTAGCGTAAATGCAAATATTGGAAAAGCAATTCTCCCAACAATATTTAAAATCAGGCTTCCACCAACCACATAATGGTAATGATCCATAAACATCGCTGCTATACCAATTATTTTTAAAACAAATAAACTCAACTCTTCTCCTAAATTCAATTATCTGTACTCAATTCCCACTCACAGTAATTTCC
This is a stretch of genomic DNA from Leptotrichia hofstadii. It encodes these proteins:
- a CDS encoding TraX family protein, which codes for MSLFVLKIIGIAAMFMDHYHYVVGGSLILNIVGRIAFPIFAFTLSEGYVHTRNLKKYLLRLFIFAAGMQIPSVIFGYKYPMNIFFTLFLGLLAIHILNFKKKYIKNQTFLWIIKIILTGFILIAAQWLEMDYGAYGILLIMNFNIFRTSKFHISMNFLILNILNLFFPDVFKLTETQFFSIVSLIFIFMYNGKKGRSMKYFFYLFYPVHFLILEGIRNIK